One Parashewanella spongiae genomic window, AGGTTATAGCAGTATGTGTGGACATGCGATCTTAGCTATCGTTAAAGTCGCCTGTCAAACGGGAGCAATAAAACTAAATAATGAACCTAGAATTGTAAAAATTGATGCTCCTGCTGGGCTGGTAGTAGCAAAAGCCCAAAGAAATATAGCTAATGAAATTTTAGTGAGTTTCGAAAATGTCTTGTCTTGGCCAGAAGCATTAGATTGTAGTGTTTATGTCGAAGGAATCGGTGATGTTAAATATGACATAGGTTTCGGTGGTGCATATTATGCATTTGTGGATGCAGACGAGTATGGTATTTCCTGCGAGGCGAACAATGTTGCCCAACTGATTGATGCAGGTCGTAAAATTAAGCAAGCCGTCATGGCTTCACGCACGTTAGATCATCCAGTTGAACATGATTTAAGTTTTTTATACGGTACCATTTTCACTAGCAAAAAAGTAAGTCATGAGGACTATCATTCAAAACATGTGTGCGTATTTGCAGATGGTGAAGTAGACAGATCTCCGACAGGTACTGGTGTGTCGGCTCGAATTGCACTTCTGTATGAAAAAGGAAGTGTTGCTTTAAATGAAAAAATTACCATAGAAAGTATCGTTGGTGGGAAAATGAACGTTTCGGCACTGAGTGAAAGTATTTTCTACGGAAAGAAATGTATAACTCCTGAGGTTTCTGGTCGCTCATATATTACCGGTCAGCATCAGTTTTTAGTTGATAAAGAAGATATTTTTCAAAATGGCTTTTTAGTACGCTAATACTTATTAAACTACAAATGTGTGAGGCACTTATGCCAAATCAACAAAAAATGGTTACCAACGACCAATTACATGAACAAATATGGGTTGTAGGCGCTGGAATAGTAGGGTTAACCTCAGCGCTTCAGCTACAAAGTCAAGGCTATCAAGTTACTATTGTAGATAAAAAAGGTGTTGCTGCAGGGGCATCCCAAGGTAATGCAGGACACTTTGCAACAGCCGAAATTTTTCCTCACGCTGAAGCTAGCTTGTTATTTGAACTGCCGAAAATGCTTCTCGACCCCCTTGGGCCAATTCGGATTTTACCTCGATATTTCTTAAAAGCACTCCCTTGGTTCAGTCGTTTCGTCATCAATATGCTGCCTAATAGAAGGTTAAAAAACACTAATGCAATAAAAGGCCTTAATTATTCAGCTATTCATGAAATGCGAGAGCTTGCCCAATCTTGTAATTGTGCCAACTTAATCGTAACTAAAGGTAGTTTATTGGTTTTCGAACAAACACCACTTCCTAAAGTCATTCAGCAATGGCGAAGGTATGCAGACGAAGGAGTGCCGGTTAGGCTACTTACTGGGAATGAAGCAAGGGAACTAGAGCCATCATTATCTTTTAATATCCAACATGCATTATTTTTTACTGAAACGGCTCATACCAAAAACCCTAAGTTTCTCTGTGAAGCTTTTGCAGCAACGTTTATTGAGCGTGGTGGTAAAATCTTGCAGGCAGAATTAGATGATATAGATACAATCGACAAATTGAGTTTAAAATACACCAGCACTGATAACCAGGCTGAGCACATGGTGAATCCTGATAAGATATTATTAACTACGGGTGCATGGTCTAAAAAGTTTACCACAAAGTTAGGTTATAACGTGCCTTTAGACACAGAGCGTGGTTACCACTTGATGCTGCCAAATAAAATTCCGTTAAACAGACCTGTAACATCTTTTGAAAGAAAATTCATTATTACACCAATGAATGATGGAACAAGACTTGCTGGAATGGTGGAGTTTGGAGGTTTACATGCACCAAAGTCGAAAGGGTGCACAGAACGGTTTTTAGTGCATGGGAAAGCAATAATACCTATGTTAAATGTGGATGAACCTCATAATGGTATTGAGTGGATGGGATTCAGGCCGTCACTGCCCGATAGCTTACCGGTGCTGGGGAAAACAAAACATTCAAGTGTATTTGTATCCTTTGGACATCAACATCTTGGATTAACTTGGTCTGCATTGACAGCAAAACTTGTAGCACAACAAATTACCGGCCGTACAGTGGATATTGATATGAAACCGTACAGTATTGAACGATTTTAATATTAATAAACCACATTCGCCCCTTGTGAAAATATATTCATAAAGGTCGAGTGTTACACCAATTACAGTAATTAAATGCTTAACTCAGAGCTAGGTATGCGCACAAAGTACAAACGAAATTGGTGTAAACATAGTTATTACCGACATACAAAACTGTCGTTATTACATTGCTACGTTGAGACAATTTTGTGAAGTATTCTTTATAAACCAAAGTGTGCGCATACAACTGACATTGAACACATCTATTAAAAAACCAAAATTAATGAATAGTAACTCATCTTTGCGTTGTGAAAATGTTCATATCGGTTAATTTAAAGTAAAACATAGATAAAAAGTGATTTCTTATTCAACCT contains:
- a CDS encoding proline racemase family protein, with the translated sequence MDIFQISDSILHGFNKITTLDAHTEGEPLRIITSGFPEIKGKTILEKRQYVTKYLDWYRKVLMFEPRGHADMYGAIITEPVTPDADFGVLFLHNEGYSSMCGHAILAIVKVACQTGAIKLNNEPRIVKIDAPAGLVVAKAQRNIANEILVSFENVLSWPEALDCSVYVEGIGDVKYDIGFGGAYYAFVDADEYGISCEANNVAQLIDAGRKIKQAVMASRTLDHPVEHDLSFLYGTIFTSKKVSHEDYHSKHVCVFADGEVDRSPTGTGVSARIALLYEKGSVALNEKITIESIVGGKMNVSALSESIFYGKKCITPEVSGRSYITGQHQFLVDKEDIFQNGFLVR
- a CDS encoding NAD(P)/FAD-dependent oxidoreductase codes for the protein MPNQQKMVTNDQLHEQIWVVGAGIVGLTSALQLQSQGYQVTIVDKKGVAAGASQGNAGHFATAEIFPHAEASLLFELPKMLLDPLGPIRILPRYFLKALPWFSRFVINMLPNRRLKNTNAIKGLNYSAIHEMRELAQSCNCANLIVTKGSLLVFEQTPLPKVIQQWRRYADEGVPVRLLTGNEARELEPSLSFNIQHALFFTETAHTKNPKFLCEAFAATFIERGGKILQAELDDIDTIDKLSLKYTSTDNQAEHMVNPDKILLTTGAWSKKFTTKLGYNVPLDTERGYHLMLPNKIPLNRPVTSFERKFIITPMNDGTRLAGMVEFGGLHAPKSKGCTERFLVHGKAIIPMLNVDEPHNGIEWMGFRPSLPDSLPVLGKTKHSSVFVSFGHQHLGLTWSALTAKLVAQQITGRTVDIDMKPYSIERF